From a single Mangifera indica cultivar Alphonso chromosome 19, CATAS_Mindica_2.1, whole genome shotgun sequence genomic region:
- the LOC123203573 gene encoding LOB domain-containing protein 38-like gives MSCNGCRVLRKGCSETCILRSCLRWMDSPEAQGNATLFLAKFFGRSDLLSFIAAVPETQRPALFQSLLFEACGRTVNPVDGAVGLLSSGNWNLCQAAVETVLAGGTLRPISRHVGVLKPNSDKSSGSYYVDGFTVKSLHAQSRPLIMNNGRDQNRRTDLDLSLTPKFDSSGAKRGRGGGWQRADAVSFYSEESEMTSLQSEVTGKEERKLLNLFV, from the exons ATGAGCTGCAACGGGTGCAGAGTTCTACGAAAGGGGTGCAGTGAGACATGCATATTGAGATCATGCTTGCGGTGGATGGACTCACCGGAAGCCCAAGGCAACGCCACCTTGTTTCTCGCTAAGTTTTTTGGCCGCAGCGATCTATTATCCTTCATCGCAGCCGTTCCTGAAACTCAGAGACCTG CTTTGTTTCAGTCTTTATTGTTTGAAGCGTGTGGGAGAACAGTCAATCCGGTGGACGGAGCGGTAGGTTTACTGTCAAGTGGTAACTGGAACTTGTGCCAGGCGGCGGTGGAGACGGTGCTAGCTGGAGGAACTCTGAGACCGATATCGAGACATGTTGGAGTTTTGAAGCCAAACAGTGATAAATCTTCGGGGAGTTATTACGTCGATGGCTTCACAGTGAAGAGCCTCCACGCCCAATCCAGGCCGTTGATTATGAATAATGGAAGGGATCAGAACCGGAGGACTGATCTTGATCTGTCTCTGACACCAAAATTTGATAGCAGCGGGGCGAAACGCGGCAGAGGAGGGGGTTGGCAGAGAGCAGATGCGGTGTCGTTTTACTCCGAAGAATCAGAGATGACGAGTCTTCAGAGTGAGGTAACAGGAAAAGAAGAGAGGAAGCTACTGAATCTGTTTGTTTGA